A window of Leishmania major strain Friedlin complete genome, chromosome 27 genomic DNA:
GCCAGAATATGTAGATAAACACCCCGCATATTGTGGTCCGCATGCCCACTGCCACCTTCCCCGTGCGAATGCGAGTGACTATGACCATGCGAATCGTGAAAAAAGATAATGCCCACCACGTTCACGGCTAGCCCGATCACGGAAACAAGAAGCAAATACGGTCCCTCGATTTCGGGCGGGTCCAGAAATCGCTGTATGGATTCAACCATCACATACAAAGCAATGAAAAGAAGAAGTATGCCATTTACAAACCCTCCAAAAACTTCGTATCGTGCGTAGCCGAAGGGATGCGTTTTTTCGTCTGGTAGCCACGACGCAGCGTGCGCCGCATACAGTCCAATGACAATCGACGTTCCATCAAGCATCATATGAAATGAATCCGAAATCAGTCCTAGAGAATTCACTGCAAGACCGTAAATGAGCTCCAAAAACATTATGCCAACAGTcaacaaaagaaaaataAAAAGCTTGCGCTCCCTTGAATTAGAGAGCAAGGTGACAATAATGCCGCGTTCCTCGCGGTGCTGCGTTGTTTTCAACACCTGCTTTGGGTCAAGGGAGATGCCACTCAGTGATGCACCAGGTGAGTCTGCAAAAGTTAGACCTTTGTGAGCGGCAAAAATGAGACTGGCCGAGGTCAGCAAAGCAAGGCTTTCCCAGTCGTACACAGCAGGAAACACTTTCTCACCGCAAATGACGGATCCAGCTAGCATACcagcggccgcagccacaAAATTGGCAGCGGTTCCCTGCAACGCCAGGCCTGCACTGACGCAGCCCGCCAAAACAATGCCGGAAATGCAGAACACTAGTAACAGTAGCATTTCATTCTCGACAGTCGGCTTGTGCTGCACAAGTGTTATAATGAAGCCTACAATACTTAGACCACAAGcagcaaaaagaaaagcTGTTTGATGAGCTTTTTGCACGACGTCTTTCA
This region includes:
- a CDS encoding putative cation transporter (previous protein_id=AAZ09874.1), translating into MHFSAALMTLAASACLVFAYHCARLSGTSFVWLSSFVALLTFLARLPRTLRSKGAAVCDTPRDKNRLLSAGACALFCLSATYGLATLGALRFACACACVAGADHIARTRGSSRNAKMTCTVLSCVILALTSDPGQQARPFMLVGGLGVLCAACAVSLSMKDVVQKAHQTAFLFAACGLSIVGFIITLVQHKPTVENEMLLLLVFCISGIVLAGCVSAGLALQGTAANFVAAAAGMLAGSVICGEKVFPAVYDWESLALLTSASLIFAAHKGLTFADSPGASLSGISLDPKQVLKTTQHREERGIIVTLLSNSRERKLFIFLLLTVGIMFLELIYGLAVNSLGLISDSFHMMLDGTSIVIGLYAAHAASWLPDEKTHPFGYARYEVFGGFVNGILLLFIALYVMVESIQRFLDPPEIEGPYLLLVSVIGLAVNVVGIIFFHDSHGHSHSHSHGEGGSGHADHNMRGVYLHILADLLGSVSVIISSILIYLFGLWIADPICSAISAILVLLSAFPLLEETGKVLLLSAPNYESNYSDKLREALLATSLFQDVESPKLWIHSTPPRELTICTVAGKLRNSTEYTSARKKITETVTAHMMHHLDVHNVSFVLHIE